In Nitrosococcus halophilus Nc 4, the genomic stretch ACCAACTGATTGAAGAGGCCGGCGTGAATATTATTCATGGCCATTCTCCCCATCATGCCAAGGGAATCGAAATCTATAAAGGGAGCCCCATTCTGTATGGGTGTGGTGATTTTTTGAATGACTATGAGGGTATCCGCGGTTACGAAAAGTATCGGGGTGAGTTGACCTTGATGTATTTTGTTACCATGGAGGCAGCGACAGGAAAGGTGTGCCGGTTGGAGATGGTACCTCTTCAAATCAAACGCTTTAGCCTAAAACGGGCCTTAAGGGAGGACCGCCAATGGTTGCAAGAAACCCTCACCAGGGAAGGGAAAAAGCTAGGTACCCGAGTAGAAGGCGGAAGGAATAATACCTTAATACTGAAATGGGAATAAGGCGTCGTCTCAGTGTTATAGACCCAAAGGAGGCCGCTAGGCTGCTAACAACACTTTAACGCTCAAGTCATTGAAAAATATATTAATTTTTGTCGAACCAATCCTCATTTTCGGTAAACCCTTCGCCATCGTTGCCCATAAATTCGGTTAGCTCTTCTAGGGGTTCTTGTGCTGCGGTTTCTTTAGTCGATGAGCCCCGTGCCGGAAATTGGACTACTCGATTATCGTGAGGCTTGAAATTACGCCGGGCTTTGGTATAAGCCGTTTTAAGTTGCTTGGTCGCCGTTGTCTGTTCGGGATTTAATTCCCGTAGCTTTGGTTCGACAATCTGGCGCTGATACTCCAAAAATTTTCCCCGCGCAAGGTTAAATAAATAGACCGTCTGCTCATTGCCCGTTTGGAGGCTATGGTCAAGCACGACCAGTGTACTCTTCTGGCCTGCATCAAGATAACCGTACCAAAGTCTTTTCTCTTTCATATTCTTACTCGTTTTAACAATCTCCTGGGTAATGTGTACCAATACTTCGGACAGTTTTTAGCAAACTTGTTATCAACACGCAAAATTTTACTGATTGGGGGAGTACCTTCTGCAAGTCCTGTTTTAGCCCACCCCCGCTTGATCTATAGCTTAAAGATTAATCTAATATGCGAATTGATATCCCGTTTTATTCTGTACAGAAGCCCTGGCGAGGTAAGTCCATGGTGGATTGCGATACCACCGTTCTAACCAAGGCGCGCTATAATCGGATTGCAGGTTTTTTAATGGGATGGAGTCTCTTGTGGAAAATGGACGGTACGCCGGGTTGAGGCTAGAAGCCGTCGAAAATTTGACGTTGAGTGTCCTAGTAAGGATCTTGGCAAAATTTTTGAGTGGAATGGGGTCGCCCCTACAAGCCGACAGGTAGCGTGCGCTGTGCGCACGAAGGGAAGGAATGAGAGCCCAGAAAAACCAACCCCTCAAACTTTTAGGCCGGGGCTGGATAGCGAAGTTTTAACACAGGGTGCTAACCTGAAACGGAGATTTCTATGAATCAAGACACTAGAGTTCATTATCGAAACGCCACCGGGGTATGGAAATTCATCGGGGCGGTATTACTTTTAGGTTTATTTCAAGTGGCCCAGGCGGATGTGGATGCCGGAAGGGAGGCCTATAAGAACCAAGATTATGAGACCGCGCTGAGGGAATTCATGCCCCTTGCCGAAGAGGGAAATATGAATGCTCAGTTCTACATGGGCCTGATGTACGCCAATGGACATGGTTTGCCCCAAGATCCGGAAGAAGCCCAAAGGTGGTTTGAAAAATTTAGTGAGCAACTGGATGTGAGTGCTAAGTTCAACCTGGCCGTGATGTACTATCAAGGAAAATCGGTGCCCCAAGATGTCCCCAAAGCCGTTTATTGGTTTAAAAGGGCAGCGGAAGAAGGAGATCCCGAAGCTCAGTTTAATCTAGGTTTTATCTACGATAATGGCTATGGGGTTGCCCAGGATCGAGAAGAGGCGATTAAATGGTATGAGGAGGCTGCCAATCAAGGAATTGTGGAGGCACAAAATAACCTTGGGGTGATGTATAGCGAAGGGCAAGGGGTAGCAAAGGATTACGTTCAAGCTTACTTCTGGTTCAACGTAGCAGCAAAGCAAGGAGATAAAAACGCAGAGAAGTACAGAGATACCCTGGCTAAGGATATGAATACGTCACAAGTTGCCGAGGCCATAAAGCTGACCCACGAGTGGCAATTATCCTCGGGGCACTAGGAAATCCGGTGAAAGCGTACCTCACTCCTTTTCCTGATGGCATCACCGCCATTGACACGGGTTTTGTGCGTCCCAAAATGGATGCCAGTCATGTTATTTTTCGGGGGGGGCGGGCCGCTTTTGTGGATACCGGGCCGGCGCCCTCGATTCCCCGGCTCATGGAGGCACTGGCGGCTTTGCAAATTACCCCCCAGCAGGTTGACTATGTGCTGCTGACTCATATTCATCTGGACCATGCGGGGGGTGCGGGTGGACTAGTGCAGCAATTGCCCCATGCTCAAGTCGTCGTTCATCCCAGGGGGGCGTCCCACCTTGCCGATCCTGAGAAACTCGTTGCTGGGACCCGGGCCGTTTATGGGGACAAGGTCTTTAGGCGCCTATACGGAGAGGTTGTCCCCATCCCCCCTGACCGCATTATTGCGATAGCAGAGGGAGAATGGCTGGAATTGGGGGGAAGTCGTCTGGAGTTTATCCATACCCCGGGGCATGCCTTACACCATTACTGCATCATTGATCGGGATAGCCGCAGCATATTCGCTGGTGATACTTTTGGTATTTCCTACCGGGATTTGGATACTTCCCAGGGGGCGTTTATTTTTCCCGCAACCACGCCCATCCATTTTGACCCGGACGCCGCCCATGCTTCCATTAATCGTCTCATGGAATATGAACCAGAAGCCATTTATCTGACCCATTATAGTCGAGTAACCGATCTTAAGCGGCTAGCCAAAGATTTACACAGGGATCTTGAGGCCTTCGTCACCCTGACAAGGGATTGTGTGGAGGAAGACGATCGGCTAACAGCTATTAAGGGTAAGCTGCGGGCTTATCTGTGGGATCGTTTGGATGTCCATGGTTTTCCCCAAGATGACAGCCAGCGTGATGCTTTATTGGGAATGGATATCAACTTGAATGCGAAGGGGTTGGCGGTTTGGCTTGAGAGGCAAACAGGCTAATGGCGAAATTCAAGGCATTGAGATTGTGATTATCCATAAAGGCGAGCCACCCAGTTTTGAGGAAGAGCTCGCCCAAGATGTTTTAGAAATCATCACGGTATTTTCAGCCCGGTTATATGGAAGCCGAAGCAGAAAGCACCCGCAGACGATAGAGGCGCTAAAGCATGCTACTAGCACACAAAATTGAGTTGCGGCCCTCTATCAGCCAAGCCGCGTATTTAGATAAGGCGTGCGGGTCTAGGCGGCACTGTTA encodes the following:
- a CDS encoding tetratricopeptide repeat protein, which produces MNQDTRVHYRNATGVWKFIGAVLLLGLFQVAQADVDAGREAYKNQDYETALREFMPLAEEGNMNAQFYMGLMYANGHGLPQDPEEAQRWFEKFSEQLDVSAKFNLAVMYYQGKSVPQDVPKAVYWFKRAAEEGDPEAQFNLGFIYDNGYGVAQDREEAIKWYEEAANQGIVEAQNNLGVMYSEGQGVAKDYVQAYFWFNVAAKQGDKNAEKYRDTLAKDMNTSQVAEAIKLTHEWQLSSGH
- a CDS encoding MBL fold metallo-hydrolase — protein: MKAYLTPFPDGITAIDTGFVRPKMDASHVIFRGGRAAFVDTGPAPSIPRLMEALAALQITPQQVDYVLLTHIHLDHAGGAGGLVQQLPHAQVVVHPRGASHLADPEKLVAGTRAVYGDKVFRRLYGEVVPIPPDRIIAIAEGEWLELGGSRLEFIHTPGHALHHYCIIDRDSRSIFAGDTFGISYRDLDTSQGAFIFPATTPIHFDPDAAHASINRLMEYEPEAIYLTHYSRVTDLKRLAKDLHRDLEAFVTLTRDCVEEDDRLTAIKGKLRAYLWDRLDVHGFPQDDSQRDALLGMDINLNAKGLAVWLERQTG